CGGCCTCCGACAGGTGACCAAGTCATGAATCATAAATCACACGTGACTACTTCTACAACGCAAACGCACTTATCGAACTCTTCTCTCAGGAACAACTTCCTGTCTCGCTTCACACTGCTATTTATTTCCATATATATGTTTATGAATTTATTGTCCAAAAATCATCCTTTTTAATTTACAACTTATGGACATTTAAGTTTGTAGTTTGTATGAATGAACGATTGTGACACGTTGTCGTTCTTCAGCATCACTGCAGGAAGTGCGGCCGGGCCGTGTGCGCCAAGTGCTCGTCCCGCCGCTCCGCCATCCCGCTCATGGGCTTCGAGTTCGAGGTGCGAGTCTGCGACGGCTGCCACGAGTCCATCAGCGACGAGGAGTGAGTACCGACCTGACCCCAGCTGACCACTACTGTCCCGTCACGCAGAACCTCTCTGACACGCTCTGTGTCCCGCAGCCGAGCGCCCACCGTCACCTTCCACGACAGCAAGCACGGCGTCGTGCACATGCACTACGAGCCCACCACGGGGAAGCTGCTGACCTCCGGGACCGACAAGGTCGTCAAGGTCAGAGCGCCGCAAGACATCATCATTAGTGTTGGTTTAATGTTTTAGAATTTGTTGGGTTGTAGAatcgctttcaaaataaaagaaactcgataataacaatttaatgagataaaaatctaaatgctccaacacatttttattaataaagtcaaacaaatacaataaaataattatcAATAACAGTAGTAGTGGTATAAtagtgatgatgataataaatatataaaattaaTTTATTGTACCACAGTTTCATCAAAGAATAAGTAAAAATGTAGATCTATGAACAATAGAATAAAAATTGGTTGAGTGTAAATTAATAACAATGTGAAAAATGGCAACAGCGTTACATAAAAATGTGATTCTGACAGTTTTAATCGTGATGTAACAATAACTATCACTGGAGGATCAAATGGTTTAACGCTTCGTCTCTGACTCCGCCCACAGCTGTGGGACATGAGTCCTGTGGTGTCCTGAGCTTCAGGCGGGACCGGGATCAATCACATGACCAGCTGGTCATCGGCCAGGACCCTGCAGGCCGTTGGAGTGGGTCGGGCCTcactctgacctttgacccaagGTCACGGACGGAAGGACGggtgtttgagtgacagctggCTCTCTTTAGGGGCGGGTTCAGGGATTTGATGCGATGGAGCTGATTGTCGGTCTGCAGGTTTAAACTTAAAATGATCTCTATCAGTCCAGTGAATATTTGGACCTTTTCACGTCTGTTCAAACACTCCATCTGTGTCAGTTTGTGTTGTTGGGTGACTTTGGAGGATctgaatgaaacatttaaaagtcacacagtaacacaaactAGCCAACAGAAGCGGTTAAATCCCTGTTTTCATCGACGGAGCCTGGTGAAAAGTTCATTTCACGTCTCCGTGTTCCGTAAACGTACTTTACATACATGTCCTCAGTTTGCTCTGTGGCGGCTGCGTGTCCCCGCGTCCATCCGTCTCCCCGTCCAACCTTCCATCTGCTcgctgtccatctctggaggtTACTTCTTCTGTCACTTCAGAGAAACCCAAGTGTGACGTCATGATGAGGTCATCGCGGCGTGTTGTAAACTGCACGCCGGTCTCTACTGCTAGTCAGCGTATTTATCACCCAGCATGTGGGCGCCGTGACCAAACTAACCCTTTTTGTTACTGCACTGGAATGGAGAAGAGAAAAACGACACACTGTGAAGAGAAAACACGTTTGTTCTTCAGCAGTCAGACGGTGACTTTGTTTTAAACCCACTGAATATTGAGTTAATATTTACTGAGCATTCACTCAACATTTCCCAACAATTTGTGATATTAAACATGTTTCATCCATAAAGGTCAGACTGGAGCAGCCGTTAAGTCATAAACACAATTCTATTCAACCACGTATCATATTTGTGTTGTTGCCGTTGTACAGCTTTTAGTTTCAGGGTGTGAAAATCAAGCAGAGGGAATAATCAATATACCTATATATTTATCTCTGTATATAGCTTCACTCTTTAGCATCGTCTTCACAGTTTCACTGGAATATTAAAAAACACCTGAAAACTAAATTGctagcttttcaaaataaaatcctgtGATGTAAATGAGTCAGTGTGGTGAATTCCTTTGTCACGGACGCATTCGTGTAAAGTGCAAATTCCTCTCCTTGATTTCTTGGTCCAAATTCTCTTTAAAGGCATGAAGATTGAAATGTAAAAGCAAACATGAACACAGATGGATGTTCagtgttatttatatattttactccATATTAAGTCATGAGCATGAcatcaaatcaacagaaaaggaaaaaaaaagttaaaatttCAATCATCGTGTGGAACAAGAACAATCATTCTAACAATATTAAGGTTAACAAGTATAATTATGAGCaaggagagaaaagcagaatcttcatgtttgatttaaatatCTATTCTGTCAAAGTGCGTTTGATTAGATCCAAACATCCAGATGAACTTAGATATTAACAGCATTGAGTTATTTATataagtgtgtttgtgaagaCAAAAGCATCACGATGAAGAAGACTTGGTTTAAAACAGCTTGTTTGAGTTTCATTCCCCTAAAGAGACGAGGGaacaaatgatcattttaagGGGGAAATTTTCAATATTTTATAATTCgagaataaatactttttttgatcgacacatttaaataaaaagccaACATTTGCTGTGGTCGTTCTTGCGCGTTGGGACCCGCGGTGATGCAAACAGTCGCTTGCAGGCGGCTTCACGGTTTGAACTTGAGGGCAAACTCGTCCAGAGCGGcgagcagcttctcctcctcctgcgcagACGCCCTGGAGGAGGCCAGCGGGAGGTGAGTGGCCACAGCTTTACGATCTGCAAACACAGAGCAGGtcagctaagctaagctagctagctaacaagcGAACCAGTGTAACCCATTATACAGTCACGCTAAGCTCTACAGGAAACGGCTCCAGACCAGGTTTTTGGAGCTTTATTGTGACCAACAAGCAGAAGTGAAGTTGTGGTGCTGTGCATgaaataaagttgttttatcatcatcataaaGTACAGATGCAACTAAAAACCCCTCGGCTACGCTCGTCTGCAGCAGCTAACTAGCATGGCGGCCTCTCAGGAGCTCATAGGGAGGATCTGATCCGTGACCCTGGACATCACGCGGGGTCGTGCGTGGTGACGTGTTGCTGACCCTGGAAGAAGAGGCCGCTCGGCTGCTTGGCGGCGGCCGCGGACACGGCGAGCCACACTACGGTGTCGGCGCCCATGGCCTCCGTCCTCAGCTTGGCCTGCATCTTGGCGTGAAAGGACGGCATGGAGGTCTGCACGGCTGCAGAGACAAACACGCAGGCGTTACACGTCATAGTTGCTGTTATTATTAATGCACAAACCAGTGATTTAACATTTCAATCAGTTGTGTTATTGTCCAATTAAATagttaaaagtacattttaattacatttaatatgCCCATGAACAAAGATATTGGAGTCAATTAAGCTGTTGGATGATTATAAAATAATgattaacagaaatagactgaATGTAATATATATTGATAGAAtattaaatgcaaataaaaatgtaaataaagaataataacTTAAATGGAATTTCAAAGTAGATGtaaacattcaaattaaataatttcagtaagaaaattaaaagtaaaattaaaaaaatttaaaaaaagtaataaattgAAGAAAATAATTGCTGTGACCTGGAGTGTCTGCCCAGCCGGGGTGCATGGAGGAGAAGTGGATGTCTTTGTGCTGAGTGGCCCACCTTTCTGTTAGGATCACCTGCTGCCTctggacacacaacacaaacacccgtcaGCCACCACGGACGGAGCTCCTCCATCCGTCTTTGCCGCGGAGGACGTCCCTCACTTTGTTCTGAGCGTAGGCCGCGGTGCCGTCAAACGCCCCCTTCTCAAACTGGAGGTCGTCGGCGTTGAGCTTCTGGGTGAGCATTCCGCCCGACGACACGGTGACCTGAGAGGAGACACCAGCTGGAGGTTCAGTCCCACCAGCAGAACCAGAGCACATGGAAGAGCCCGACTCCACCCACCACTCTGGGGTCTTCAACCTTCTTGAGGGCCGGGATCAGCGCCGTGGTGAGGATGTATGTGCctacaataaaacaatataataaAAGGAGGTTCGGATTACTGTTCCATGATAACAGGGCCGCCAGAGGTCAAATGAAACGGAGCCgggtgaagaaaaataaatacactgaATTTAAGAGATTAAACTGCTACGTTTTTCTACTGGTCCTTTCGTTTAAATATGCACAGTAAGATTGAACAACTTTCTAAGTCTTcattaaaacaaagacaaaaacatggtTACatatctgaaagaaagaaaagcaaaacgCTTTGTTTGTGTAGCAGTTCCTGAAGTACTATGGTAGAATTTCCTCACCGAGTGTATTTGTGGCAAAGTTCTTCTCCAGTCCGTCCTCGGTGAGCTCTCGCTCGTTCACCATACAGCCGGCGTTGTTGATCTGGAGAACAAGAAAGGATGAAGAACACCGACATAACAGGATCGACACCAGAAAACCACCTCTGATCTCTAAAGCGACGACagagcttcatgtgttaaagctacattctctgtagtgaccagcagggggcgactcctctgctcccatagacgtctatgaggaaatgactctacttctctgtagtgaccagcagggggcgactcctctgctcccatagacgtctatgaggaaatgactctacttctctgtagtgaccagcagggggcgactcctctgctcccatagacgtctatgaggaaatgactctacttctctgtagtgaccagcagggggcgactcctctgctcccatagacgtctatgaggaaatgactctacttctctgtagtgaccagcagggggcgactcctctgctcccatagacgtctatgaggaaatgactctacttctctgtagtgaccagcagggggcgactcctctgctcccatagacgtctatgaggaaatgactctacttctctgtagtgaccagcagggggcgactcctctgctcccatagacgtctatgaggaaatgactctacttctctgtagtgaccagcagggggcgactcctctgctcccatagacgtctatgaggaaatgactacttctctcttgatttattccctcagtaaacattgtaaacatgagttcatggtctcagtctctagtttcaagtcttcaacacagcatgatgttcatttagtgacttatGTTCTATTTAGAgtcacagaccataaagcaggggacgctttagggcggggctacacgctgattgacagaccataaagcagaagTTTCTACTCTACCAGAGACGTATATGACGTCGCTATCTCCCCCTCAGTccatatatggtcacttccCGTTTACTTGTTGCTAAAACCAAACATGGctaaaggacaaaaaaacaacactagCAAGAGACGTCGCCATGGCGACTGCGTCCTCCTCAGCACCATCACCTACCAGCACATGAAGACAGCTGCTCTGAGAGAAGCTCTGGGCAAACTCCCACACTTGTCTTGCGTTGGACATGTCGACAATGTGGACGTGGACGttctgggaaagaaaaaaatgtgaacATTGAAATAGGAAAGTATACTCgatttgaagtttttttttttaatatttctttttacagCTAATCAGATCCAGgattaaaaacaatgaatgttttTCGGCAGTAAGATGAAACGTATAAACCACAAATACACCCTCTCCCTGAAGTACAACAGCCCCTCTTTGAGGGAATACTACTTCCTTAGAACAGCGCTCTTTGAACTTTGATCCTCTAGCTCTTATAACAgcgtgcaaaggattgtgggccGGTTTAAGAGCCGCATGCTGGCTGTATGGCGTAACATGGTATAGTGGTAAAAGCTTGTCTAAAGTACCAGGATGTTTGGCCACACTCACACAGTGGAGTGAAGAAGTATTGTCTCTGGTACAAGGAGGACGACTCCGTCCAGCTTCAATGCTCACCTGGTTTTTACTGCGTTCCACGATCTCCTCCTTGGCGGCGTCTGCTCGGCTCTGGTTCCTGCAGACCATGTGAACGGTTCCTCCTGCAGACATGAAAGGACATCAGTGACGAGGAGCAACAGAAAGCCTCGCGAGGCATTCAGGGTCCAGGAGATTCCAGCTCTACAAGCAGGTCACCTACTGGAGGTCAGTGATGCTGGTGAGAAGGATGCTAAGAGACCAAACCCGTCCACCTGTTGAACTAGCAGACTTCAGATCAGCTTCTAACGCACACGCACCTCTGTTGGCCACCTCCTGCGCCGTGGCCTTGCCGAGGCCGCTGTTGGCCCCCGTGATGACGTAGGACCTCCCGCTGAGGCTCACCTCCAGGTCCGCGGGGGCGAAGTGCTTCGCCGCCGCCTCATAGCCGCTCCTGGAAGAATTGATCAGATGATTATCGATCAATGACGAACAACGGCGTCCTgaaatgattcttttttttttttatgagtaagaaattataaaaaaaataaaaaaaatccaaagtcCTACTTTATACTTTTACGCATTAAGTATACAAAATAATGCCTGGTAATGTATTATTAGTCATACAATTACCTGAAGCCATTTTAAATGAGATACTCATCAATACTAATAATGAAGTGGTTACGTTGAGCACGTACTGTTACGTTGCGTAACCACAGCGCGTCTAGCGGCCTGTTCGGAGCTAAAGGCCCGCGCGGAGGAGCCCGCGGCCCGGACGCCGCTGCCCGCTCACCTGGTGTACTCCTGGAGGCCTTTCACCAGCCAGACGGCGTTCCGGTACACCgacatgctgctgctgcgcgtTCTCACTTTCGTAAGAACGAGGAGCGGCGGTTATGTAGTAAAGTGGGCGGGGCGTCACGGCCAACAACACCGGAAGTGAGTGAATGTCCAGCGCCCCTGGTGGACGTCTCTGTGTATTAGCGTCTACACGTAAGAAGAGAGACTACATTAGTGTTTCTATTCATGTTTTTCTCATTGTACACAATGAAATTCAAAGGAAACACACAAGTATTCATTTATTGACTATTTATTATACTGTTTTACTTCATGAGGTCAAAAGTACAACAAATACCTTCGCGTGTCCCAATCAGAAAACACTTATTGTGTCTCATTACGTCGGTTGAAGGCGCGTTCGGgaagacaaaaagacacaagGACACTCGAGGAGAAACCAGAGCTCCATGAAAGGGTGAAATAGCCACATTTCATCCGTCAGACTCAgttgtcaggatggccgagtggtctaaggcgccagactcaaggtagCACCTTCCTGTGTTGAGGGACTTCTGGTCTCCGaatggaggcgtgggttcaaatcccacttctgacaaaccTTTTTGCCGGAAACATTGTCTGCGTCTGACTCGCGTCTTCTTTTCGTTTCACGGTCTATTAACGAGTAGATACAAACTATGCGAACCAATACGTGGTTCACCAACGATTTAGATGTAATTTAATTATGTTGAACATGACACATACAACGTGTACATTATCGTGAAGCTGTTAATCATATTAATACTTGATACATGAATGATAATGTCTTATGATCCATGCATGATAATTCATTCTGCCCGCTTGGCTTGGATAACGTTCTTCAGTTCTGACTGTTTAAACGTTAAATGAATCAAGCAGCCACCAACCGACGTCattgtcaggatggccgagcggtctaaggcgccagactcaaggtgaCGAGCCTTCCTCTGAACGGGATTTCTGGTCTCCGaatggaggcgtgggttcgaatcccacttctgacagtacttTTGCTGGAGTCAACTGTTTCTTCAGAGTGAGTCTATAAAGGATTCAACAGTGGATTCCTTCTTCCTTCATCGGGATTAGGGACTTAAAATtacatacattttgaaaaacagtAGTACACATAGATTTTTAATTCATgctattgtgttttgtttgtcaaccaacttttaaaaattggttACAACTGAACTACAACTAAATAATGGAAATAAGTGATGTTTGAATCCCTGAAACTTACTTTAAATAACTCAATGGCTGTTCATTATTTAAGGAATCGACCCAAAGATGAGAAGTATCACACTCTGGAGGGATATATAAatgtcattattaatatacatCAATAGTATATAACAtgatatttcatttttcaaattcaaatcttaataatctgtgtttgtgttttacatagcattatactatatacatatattatacttttttttcattgcatgGCGATGTGCTGGATTTGTAGTGAATAAAAGACACAGATGACTATAAACATGATTAGAAATTACAAAGTGTATCGAATGAAATAGAAATACAGTGAACGTGCTAAAGCGTGACAGAGGTCTGCCGTGTTGTTAGTAAGTACTTCTTTTAGGACCACAGAAGTAGAAAAGGAGGTAAACCTTAGAGTAACAGATACAAATGTTTTCTCTGATGGGTTTGGTGTAAATGATATAAACAAGAGTTTGTGATCATTAGATCgaactgcacgcacacacatttacacgcACAAGCACGCGCAGGTAcatgcaggtctcctgctaccaccattccacctctgcagctcatccagaatgcagcagctccactggtctttaaccttcctaagttctccctcactcctcccctctcttcactggtaccggtggctcatccagttctaaacatggtgctcacgtaccatg
The window above is part of the Gasterosteus aculeatus chromosome 16, fGasAcu3.hap1.1, whole genome shotgun sequence genome. Proteins encoded here:
- the dhrs12 gene encoding dehydrogenase/reductase SDR family member 12 — its product is MSVYRNAVWLVKGLQEYTRSGYEAAAKHFAPADLEVSLSGRSYVITGANSGLGKATAQEVANRGGTVHMVCRNQSRADAAKEEIVERSKNQNVHVHIVDMSNARQVWEFAQSFSQSSCLHVLINNAGCMVNERELTEDGLEKNFATNTLGTYILTTALIPALKKVEDPRVVTVSSGGMLTQKLNADDLQFEKGAFDGTAAYAQNKRQQVILTERWATQHKDIHFSSMHPGWADTPAVQTSMPSFHAKMQAKLRTEAMGADTVVWLAVSAAAAKQPSGLFFQDRKAVATHLPLASSRASAQEEEKLLAALDEFALKFKP